CAGCAGCATCCCAAAGACAAACACTCACGCCGCGGCCTCCTGATGCTGGTCGGCAAGCGCAAGCGAGTGCTGAACTACCTCAAGAAGGTCGATATCGAGCGTTACCGCAAAGTGCTCGCCGATCTCGATCTGCGCAAGTAACCGGGGGAGCTGGTTCGCCCGAAGCCTGCGGGGAGTGTTCTCCGCAGGCATCTTCAAAGAATGAAAGAGGGTAAGAGTATGTTGGAAAGCATGACCGGATACGGTAGCGCCGAGCGTTCGGAAAAGGGCATGAAGGTGCTTGTCGAACTGCGTTCGGTCAATAATCGTTTTGCCGAAATCGGAGTCAAGCTGCCACGGCAATTGTTGTCCTGGGAGCTTGAGGTCAGGGAGCTGATCCGCTCCGGTTTCCAGCGCGGCAAGATATCGGCGTTCGTCCAGCTTCAGCTCGAAGAGGCAGAGCAGTTGCCGGTGAC
This genomic window from Chlorobaculum limnaeum contains:
- the rpsO gene encoding 30S ribosomal protein S15 translates to MGLTKEHKTEIITKFGDSATDTGKAEVQVALFSRRITDLTGHLQQHPKDKHSRRGLLMLVGKRKRVLNYLKKVDIERYRKVLADLDLRK